The genomic interval NNNNNNNNNNNNNNNNNNNNNNNNNNNNNNNNNNNNNNNNNNNNNNNNNNNNNNNNNNNNNNNNNNNNNNNNNNNNNNNNNNNNNNNNNNNNNNNNNNNNNNNNNNNACAGAGAGAACTAATCAAACTTTAGAGGATCTTCTAAGAGCATGCGCCTTAGACGATCGCGGGAGATGGGATGAATGTTTACCATTAGTAGAATTCACttacaataataattttcatgCAAGCATTGGGATGGCACCATACGAAGCTCTTTATGGACGGAAATGTCAGACACCACTTTGTTGGTATCATGATGGTGAGAGTACCATAGTGGGGCCTGAAATGGTGCAGCAGACCACAGAAAAGATTAGGAAAATTAGAGAAAGAATGAGGACTTCCCAAAGTCGCCAAAAAAGTTATGCTGACACACGTCGTAGACCCTTAGAATTTGAAGAAGGCGAACATGTGTTCCTTCGTGTGACACCTACTACAGGAGTTGATAGGACTATCAAGTCAAAGAAACTCACACTAAAGTTCATTGGACCTTACCAAATCCTCAAAAGAATCGGACTTGTAGCATATAAAGTTGCGTTATCACCTATTCTTTCCCACATTCATGATGTGTTCCATGTTTCTCAGCTACGGAAGTATGTCCCTAATCCATCACATGTCATTGAGTCGGATGTAGTGCAGTTGAAGGAGGATTTATCTTTTGAAGTACCTCCGGCAAGAATTAAAGATAGAAAAGTCAAGTTGCTTCGCAACAAAGAAATTCCTTTGGTGAAAGTAGTTTGGAACCAAGCCACTGGAGACACCACTTGGGAACTAGAAGACAAAATGAGGGGGCAATACCCAAAACTTTTCTTCGAAGccagtttcgaggacgaaactatttaaGGTACGAGGAATGTAACGCCCAgtcattttatcttatttttatatttatttttgggaATAGAAATAATTGCTGacgatattattttaattttgataataataataataataataataataataataataataagcaaccgttaaaaaaaatgtttcatgGCTTGGGGGGAAATGCCACGTTCCCCACTTTTGGCTTAACGTTCCCCACTCCTGCCTTAACGTTCCCACGGCTTAACGTTcgtcaaagaaaaaaaagaacaaaagaaaCGTCTTCCATTCAAAAAATGTGGTGCGATATAGCAAAAAGAGTTTATGATAGAAAAGGAAGGAATTCAAGAAGGAGTTGGTAATTCATCTCAGTGTAGTGCAATTGGAGCAAAAAGACCGTTGCGTGAGAATTTAATCACGACACTCATATCGGTAAGGGCATCacaacaattatatatttatacgtatgattgtatttattttggAATGTATGATTGCAATTATTTTGGAATGTgtgattgtaattattttagaattgtgAGATTGAATATATACTATGTTGAATTGCTTTtatcaaaatttggaaaataaatatgGTGTGACATGTTATATTCATGGTTATGTTGAACATattaaaagtatgaaaaataaatatcatgtgatacgttgttataatagttgtgttgaacatattcaaagtgtaaGGAATACAGATaatgtgatatgttgttataatggttgtattgaacattttcaaggtgtgaatgataaatgttataCGTGAAATGCCATTAATAAGTTAGCATCACATTATATTGATGATGTATTAAAATGTccacattcatgcattcatatTCATGCATTCATTCATAATTGGTGGTGGTGCATCCATgattggttggagcccacataTCCTTACGGGAATTtagagttagtggtgttgcttggaaggacccacgaagctcgaattagtggtgttgcttggaaggacccacgaaagCCCTTGCGGGGGAGGCGATATTCCGGAATCATTACATTGGCATATAGATTAAGGCATAAGGTCTGTTTGAGTATGCATTAAATTAAGTTAAGTGTGATTAATGTTTTATACAGATGATACATTGTATCTCCTGATAATTggttgaaataatattattaatggGGTATATATTGTACTGATAAATCTGTATACGATTGTATTTGTTCGTTTGGAGGAGGCAATGTTAATAATAAATGATGTGGATATTATGCTCAAATGTACCTGTTATTAGTTTGGGGTGAATTAATATGTGATGTTGTACTTGTTTTATTACTGTATCTCTTGATTCCTAATTGTCTGagtgaattaatgttattaatgatGTAGATATTGTGATATTCTATTGTAAGGTTGTATGTATGGAGTAacgattattattaattatacagaTATCatgataatatatttgtatttcaaGTGTACTTCCTGGTTGTTGTTTTGGATgaactaataattattaattacgTAAACATGGTTCTGTTATCTTTAATTGTTACCGTATGTGTGGCAATTTGAATGGAATAATGTCATTAATTATGTGAGTATTGTACTGTtctatttattgttatttatttattatttattggtaagaattttggagatgacccttacttTTGGACAGATGACATTCCTAATCTACTTGCACAATCGGGAAAGTTTTCAGAAGAATATATGGAACATCTCTTTTAATTCTAGGAGTAGTAGTGGTCAGCTTTaggaaatttatttatgttgaacTCTAGTCTATGCCAATTCTCATTTTATTACTACCTTTCTGAACCTTACAATTTGAGTATTATGTATCTAATTGCAATAATGATggattttaatttaacaatGGATTATGTATTTGTTTGTTTGGAATCACATgagaaattatatattttgtttgaaaataaataaataaataaaaaataggatgttacaaatatatattaaaatatctttttttttactttaagtTATAAGTCGCATTTGGAATGGCGATTTCCTTAAGGAAGTCCTAGTTTTAAATAGCGACTTGATTGAACATATGAAAGTGAAGATGAACTCTCAACGGTTTGATAATCAAGAGGGGAATTGATTGAATAATATCTTAATTATTGTTATTggaatcaattaattataagagAGTGgggtttatatatatagaactCAAATTGACAGTAAagtacaaaatataattaactaaattaaaatatagctAACAACTAATAAACTATATTGACTAATACCCTCCCTCAAGTTGATGAACATATGAAAGTGAGGCCAAGTTTGGAAAGAAAGGTGTGAAATGGTTTTGGATCCAAAGCCTTGGTAAATAAATCTGCGAGTTGAAGAGAAGAGGATATTGGAAGGAGATTAAATAGTTGTTGCTGAAATTTCTCTCGAACGATGTGGCAATCGAGCTCAATATGTTTTGTGCATTCGTGGAATGAAGAATTGCAGGCAATATGTCTTGTTGATTGATTATCACAATATAGCAAAGTTGGTTTGATGTATGGAACTTGAAGGTCATTGAGAAGATATGTGAGCCATTGAATCTCACAAACAGTAGAGGCCATGGCCCGATATTCAACTTCGGTCGAAGATCTGGAGACAGTcgtttgtttctttgatttccATGAAATGAGGGAGTCACCTAGGAAGATACATAAACCTGAAATTGACTTGTGTGTCTCCGAACAGCTTACCCATTCTGAATTGCAGAAAGTCTTGAGTTGAAgtggagaagaagaagaaaagaataTGCCTTGTGTTGGAGATGATTTGAGGTATTGAAGAACTTGGATGGCAGCCTGATGATGCTGAGAAGTAGGGGTTGTCATATATTGACTTAGTTGATGAATTGAAAAACTAATATCAGGACGAGTGTTGGTGAGGTAGATTAATTTTCCAACGAGTCTCCTATATGTAGTCGGGTCTGGGAGTAGTTCGCGTGTATCCTTTGAAAACTTGATATTTTTCTGCATTGGAATGTTTTTTGGTTTGGAAGCAAGGAGGTCAACTTCGTGTAAAATGTCTAAGGTGTATTTCCTTTGTGAAATATGTAATCCAGCCTTGGAGCGAGCGACTTCGAGTCCCAAAAAATACTTCAAGTGTCCTAAGTCCTTGATTTTGAAAGATTTATGAAGGAAGGCCTTTACATAATGAATTTATGCAACGTCATTGTATCTTTTACATCAGCATTGCATTGAAAATCCTGCAGGTAAGCAGAGGACTTTTTAGTTCTTGAAGATTTTCGTATATGAGAAGGGTCTACACTATCAAAGTCATGGTTGGTGGTAGATACAATGTCCAAATTATAGTGGATAGGAGAATGTGGAACACATGAGTGTCTTGCATGATGACTAGCATTATTGTAAAGAAAAGCAtcatcaaaactcataaaattataatcattaaAATCATAAGAAGGAGTATTagtagaagaagaatgaagagaGATGTAAGGAAATATATGTTCATAAAAATACCATATTTTTTGAAGTAAAAACATCACGAGTatgtaaatcaaataaaacatagCCTTTAGTACCTAACTTAAaaccaagaaaaatacattttggAGCCCGATGGTCTAATTTGGATCTTTGATGAAGTAAGGTATAGGCAAAAGATAAATAACCAAAAACCTTTAAATCAACAAAGGTGGGTGACATGTTATAAAGCAATTCAAAAGGTGTTTTGAACTTCAAAACAAGggtaattaatttattgatgAGAAAAGTGGCATGGTATAAGGCAAAAGACCAAAAAGATTTGGGAAGTTGTGAATGAAAAAGTAAAGTTCTAGTGACATTCAATAAATGTCTATGTTTTCTCTCAACAATGCAATTTTGTTGATGGGTCTAGACACAAGAGGTTTGATGCAAGATTCCCAAGTCAGAATAAAACTGAGGCATATTAAACTCAACATTATTATCACTTCGTATGATTTTTACTTTGGCAGAAAATTGTgttgaaacaaaatttaagaAGTTTTGTAGTGTAGGTCTAGCTTCTAACTTGGAGTGCATAAGAAACATCCAAGTAAACCTTGTGTGATCAtcaataattgttaaaaaatatttataaccatCAATTGAAATGTCACTAATAGGGCCACAAATATCAGTATGGATTAAATCAAAAGCATGTAAAGATTGACTAGAACTTAAGGGAAAAGGGAGCCTAGAAAATTTATCTAAATGACAAAAATCACAAATTACAttcttatttattgaaatatagGGAAATTGTTTACACATATGATGCAATACAAAAATAGAGAGATGGCCTAGTCCTAAGTGTCATATAACAAAAGAATTAGACTTCAAGCTTAAAACACGTTTCTTACAGGAAGTAACAATGTCATCTAAAAGAACTACAGTTGATAGAACAACATAAACTCTTTTGAGAATATAAAGATTGTTAAGATGCTCCACAGTTCGAATCATCTTCAAGGTATGTGAATCCTAAAGATTGTAagattttttactaaaaatcaGTTTATAGTTTAAATCAATAGAACTTGGAAACAAAAATTAGACTGAATTAAAACTGAGGTATGTAAAGAACATCATTCAGAAAACAGAGATTTATCAAAGTCAATAGAACTAGAAAAATGTGCAAGAAGCGTGTTTCCATTAAGGAAAGTGATGGAAACAGGTTTCATCCTTTCAATTTTGGAAAAATATTGAAGGAAATGAGAAACATGATCTGAAGCACTCGTATCTAAAATTCAAATAGAACGATTATGATAAATAGAACCTGTATTGGAAACACTAGATATCAAGTGGGTATCGGCGGCTTCAATAGATTGTTTTAGTGATGAAGAAGTGGTTGGAGTCACTACAAGAAATCCCCTCATTTATGGCCAagtttacaaatattttgtggccgaaaaaagccctcacaaattagtgaccgaaaaagccctcacaaatacaaaaattaaaattggtctttatttgtggctgaaaaagccctcacaaaagcttaaaaatttaagtggattttgtggctgcctaagccctcacaaaatcacaacattgtgattttgtgagggcttaggcagccacaaaatccacctaaatttttaagatttttgtgagggcttttgcagccacaaaatcaaccctttgtgagggtaaaggccgccacaaaggcaaGCCATTTGTGGCCGcctaggccgccacaaacgtCTGATCTGTtaccttttgtggctgcaaaggccgccacaaaatcccaAAGTGACGTTGTCATTTgtggccgcccaggccgccacaaagtatCAACCATATTCTATAAATATCACTCCACTCCTCTTATCATTTTCACTTCAACCTTCTCTCTAAaccttctttctaaattttctctccaccttctctctacaaaaattattcCTCCAAGCTTgcttgaattttggtaagtttatattatattatatatttagttttttatttttatttttatttgaagtttatttatgtaattaatattattgaatttttattttgacagtgctGATATTGTGTTAATTACTTCGAAGAGTTGTAAGCTCTGTGAAATcttcaagtcagacactacccAACAttaagttagtattttatatattttaaatttagattagtaaatatatatgtgatattataaatatatttatattatttttaaaatatagattagtaaaatatgtgttattaATTACTTCGAAGAGTTCTAAGCGTTgtgaaagcttcaagtcagacactacccgacatcaagttagtattttatacattttaaatttagattagtaaatatatataatgctATGATACTATTATGCTCCCCTAGTTGACATATAaagtatgtcaaaatttatatataatgcttttgaaaaataaagcaattaatatataaaacatcgatatatatatatacatatatatatatacacacataatttatatatttatttaatttttagaataaacatatatatatatatacacacacacacacatatatatatatatggatatagaccgtagttggatgtacgatagCAATTTTCGTGGAAGGAAGGATCTTAAATtgtgatattatatttttaattaatttttttaatttatattgatattaggttattatatataacatattaaatttaaatttaaatattatatttttaattaatttttttaatttatattgatattaggttattatatataacatattaaatttaaatttaaatattatatttttaattaatttttttaatttatattgatattaggttattatatataacatattaaatttaaatttaaatattatatttttaatttaatttaaattttaattaaattttaatattgtaattttaatttaaattttaaatttatattcatattaatttattatatataatattattttttattattaattcgaatttaataaaataattttttaataaaattaatattttgtggcggcctaagccctcacaaaatatttattttttaatctggaacatcctttgtggcggcctaaaccctcacaaaggaaagcatttgtggcggcctatgccctcacaaaatcaGGCGTTTTTTAcggcttttgccctcacaaaagaCAACGAAATTTTCACACTTTGTggccgttttggccgccacaaaggtttgtgaccaccttatttgtggctgcctaaggccgccacaaatgcctacTTTGTGGCTGTTTTttcccctttgtgagggcttttggccctcacaaaatctatgttttcttgttgtgagtCTCCTTTTTCGATGACTGAAGAAGATTAACCAAGTAATGATAATCTTCCCTTGAAATTGAAGGAGAGTGGTCTTCTAGAATTGAATTGGATGGTGAAGTAGACTTGATTTCAAAAGGAGGAAGTGAATTATGATTATGGTTTTTATTTAAATGGTTCCCAAGAGAAAAGCCATGTTCGAAGTAGCAAGAATCCACTGTGTGATTGGTTTTATGGCAATGTGTGCAGAACATTTGAGACTTTGGTTGAGGACGTACTCTACCACGTCCAACTTGTTGTGTATTACGATAATTGGTAGTTCCATAATTCACACTGACAACATCAGAGTTTGGAGGAGATGGATTGGATGTAGGTTCTTGTTGAGCAACCAAAGAATATACCTTGATAATGGAGGGTAAGTTCTCCATGAGAAGAATTTTAGTGCGAATATTGGAATAATTGTCATTCAATCCTTTGAGGAAGCAAGTGACGTATTCTTGATCTTTGAAGCTTCGAACAACGATGGTCAGTTTGCATGTGCAGGGAACATAGCAAGTACACGAAGGTGTAGGGCGTAAATCTTCAAGTTCATCCCAAAGAATCTTAAGATTGATAAAGAAAGTCGATAAATTGCAATCTCCTTGTTTAATTGAGTGAAGGTCGCGGAGAAGATCAAAAAGACAGAAATGATTATCTTTGGTGAACCTATCACATAAATCGGACCATAGATCAAAGGCAGAGTCGATGAAAATGATGCTTTGTGAAACATGTGATAAAGTCCTGGTGATCCAAGAAATCACCATGTTGTTGGTGCGATCCCAAAGATCGTGATCGAGATATGAATAAGAAGGTTGAATAAGCAAACCGTTGATGAACTGAATCTTTTTCTTTGATGAAAGTGTGCATTTCATTGTTGGGATCCAATTATAAtagtttgaatcatttaacgGTGGGGCAACCAAAACAACGTTGGGATTCTTGTCAGGGTGGAAGTAATAAGGGCTATGTGGATTCAAAGCAACATCTTTTGATTGGGTGGAGTCTTGTTAGATGGAGCTTTGTTGATCGGAATCAGAAGAGGAATCATTGTTGTTAATCTCCATGAGAGACGATGCGAGGAATTGAAAGGAATATGTTTTGGAAAGGGTGAATTTGGGGAAAACGCTAAAATTTGGAAAGGAATTGAGGCATAAAAGTTTGGTTTTAATCTGATACCATATTAATTGGTAATCAAGAGGGGAGTTTATTGAATAAtatattgattattattattggaattaattaattacaaaagagtggagtttatatatatagaaccTAAACTGGTAGTAAGGTACAAAATACAACTAACTAAACTAAAATATAGCTAATAACTAACAAACTATATTGACTAATAGGTTTAACCAAAAGACCTCCCCAATAATCACAAGTCATTATCAAATATAAcccaattaaattattattattcatatttttaaataaatgtattaagataaaaaaaaatatttgacattgtattttaatttattaattaatgaaatccACAAATTCAACATAcactactaaaaaaaatagGTGCGGAGGGTGAAGAGTGAAAAAATTgcttatattacaaaatattaaaatttaagtatGGGTGGGTGGTGTGAAAATTGGGGATGGTGGAAAGGAGAGCTCAATTTGGTGAAATGATGTGAAAAATTTGGATTTGGTTGGTGAAAGGAGAGCTCCTACATTGTTTAATTGTCTTGAGATGATTAAAAGAATGAGATTTATTATCTCTCATATCTATAGATAGGGTAATCAAAATgctaaaatgataattaatttagaaCTTTGTATTGTTAACACTCATTAGTGATCACTTTTCCTTCTAATATgtcaaatattttcaatagaAACAAGACTAATCTTGGTGAATATAGGTTCCGTTGATTTTTGGAGACGTTTACTACACTCTATTTTCTTCACTATGATTTTATCCACGtggatttttttgaaaatatttttaacgaGAGAGTAGTTTGCATTCATTAAGATTGCTTTCTTGGGTTTTGTTTTAGTTCcccaataattttatattttattttattaatactgCAATTGATAGGTGATTGACTTGCGGTGCCAATATAATTAAGATGTCAAGTTAATCATGTGACATATTTGCattctatttttgttgaaaaaaatcatctaatctctatattttatttatatatcttttattcagtattctttttatttgattcaaactattgttattttcttcttaattttccTTTTAATAAAAGTTTAGAATTTTATTAAGTGTATCACATGTAAAATTCAATAGataactcaatttttaaattaaaagtgattttgaattttaaaaagcaaatatatataaagatttttattttaaatttaatagtttgctttgttttaaaataatttcaaattttaaattaaaacggtcaatacatatatttttttttttgttttccgaaggaaaaaataagtttttgtaTATCGggttttttatacaaatatcttctttttttaattttaataccaGATTGCCCcacttctaaaaaataataccaaaATGCATTACTTTTTAGCCCCAGATCGcaacctggggatgcgacctcctgaagaaaaaacaatttgaacctcactagatggtcgcatcctggagatgcgacctcctacttgcttcattttttttttgttgaattttgttatttattattgggtatattatattgtgtatattatatttattagtattaaatattttaaaaataattataacattaaaaaatacaaaatattattataaataataaaaataattaatttaataatattatataacttttaataattattataataataaaaataataataatactaattttaataataataataaaaagaaaattctattaataaaataaaataaaaatacattaacatataagcataaatacattaaaaatagtaattttaataataataataattttaatattaataataagaaaattatattaatacattaaaataaaattacactaaattaaaagaaaaaaatacatcaattttgagtagatgtgccagCAGCGTTTGGACAATGTTTCTTAGTATGNNNNNNNNNNNNNNNNNNNNNNNNNNNNNNNNNNNNNNNNNNNNNNNNNNNNNNNNNNNNNNNNNNNNNNNNNNNNNNNNNNNNNNNNNNNNNNNNNNNNNNNNNNNNNNNNNNNNNNNNNNNNNNNNNNNNNNNNNNNNNNNNNNNNNNNNNNNNNNNNNNNNNNNNNNNNNNNNNNNNNNNNNNNNNNNNNNNNNNNNNNNNNNNNNNNNNNNNNNNNNNNNNNNNNNNNNNNNNNNNNNNNNNNNNNNNNNNNNNNNNNNNNNNNNNNNNNNNNNNNNNNNNNNNNNNNNNNNNNNNNNNNNNNNNNNNNNNNNNNNNNNNNNNNNNNNNNNNNNNNNNNNNNNNNNNNNNNNNNNNNNNNNNNNNNNNNNNNNNNNNNNNNNNNNNNNNNNNNNNNNNNNNNNNNNNNNNNNNNNNNNNNNNNNNNNNNNNNNNNNNNNNNNNNNNNNNNNNNNNNNNNNNNNNNNNNNNNNNNNNNNNNNNNNNNNNNNNNNNNNNNNNNNNNNNNNNNNNNNNNNNNNNNNNNNNNNNNNNNNNNNNNNNNNNNNNNNNNNNNNNNNNNNNNNNNNNNNNNNNNNNNNNNNNNNNNNNNNNNNNNNNNNNNNNNNNNNNNNNNNNNNNNNNNNNNNNNNNNNNNNNNNNNNNNNNNNNNNNNNNNNNNNNNNNNNNNNNNNNNNNNNNNNNNNNNNNNNNNNNNNNNNNNNNNNNNNNNNNNNNNNNNNNNNNNNNNNNNNNNNNNNNNNNNNNNNNNNNNNNNNNNNNNNNNNNNNNNNNNNNNNNNNNNNNNNNNNNNNNNNNNNNNNNNNNNNNNNNNNNNNNNNNAGTGACGTGTGATCTCAAATTTCTCACAAAAAAACTCCAAGCCTcttttgtctcaccttccacaagagCATAAGCAATTGGAATGATATTGTCGTTCCCATCCTGTGCAACTGCTACCAATAGAGTTCCCTTATACTTGCCGTATAACCAAGTTCCATCAACTTATACAATtggtttgcaaaatttaaaCGCAGATATGCATGGAACGTAAGCTCAAAATAGTCTATGAAAGATTGGCATCCCATTTATCAAACCATGTTCATTATAAGTTGAGATTGTTTCCATTTTAATAATGGTTCCTGGAGCAAACGTTTGCATAACTAATAACCATCGTGGAagttgattgtaagactctTCCCAATTGCCATAAATTTGTTCGATTGCCTTATTTTTTCCCAACCAAGCATTTCTATAACTAATTGTGTAGTTAtacaaagtctgaatctgagcaataatgaccttcactttgattgaagggTCCATACTCATAACTTGCATTATACTTGCacatatcatgttagaatcGAGCTTTGTATGATCTTGTGATAATGCAGAATTTGTGCATGTATGAGGCGCATTCAATTTCCCAATCACCCATAATTCACTTTTTTTGCGTTTTGAAGCTCTacatctaaacaaacaatttggatgtgaacaaataataatgtacctttctaaatctgatttttgcaccacaaagttcaatgattgttttagaTGATAACGCTTGATTGCATGTACACATTCATCCTTGTTCTAAAACTTCATTCCAACTTAAGAGCTCCACCTAAATTTGGGACTTCGTCAATGAACATGTGATCAAATTCAGTTGGTTGGTTTGCGGTGGATAGATTGATGTTCTTCATGTGGAATGGTGGATCGAATACAGGTGGGATAAGTTGATCTTCTGcttccatatcttcatcaacatcatcatcgTCAGAATCACCAGATGATTCATCGAAGTATATTTCATCATCTTCACTATAATCACCTAATTCTTCCTCATTGATATTATAATGGACACTAAGTGGAAGATCACATTGTGGACTTGTTGGGAGAGATTCGTGATAAAGTTGTTGGGAGACATTGtggacatgttgagtttgttcattttggctagagtatggttgatagtgttgtgatggagaaTGTACGTCGGGTTGATAAGGGCTAAGTTGTTGGGAGACATTGtggacatgttgagtttgttcattTGGGCTAGAGTATGGTTCCTAGTGTTGTGATGGGATATAGTTGGGATTAGGCATGTTTGAGGTTGATGGTTGATTTGTTGAAGTAGGACCACTTTCAAATGTAATGTATAACTAAATGGTGCCAAGTTGTGACCATTAtgcataaacatcaaacatgagttgAACATCTTCGTCATCACAAACCTTCATCAATTCAAATCTGGTTGTATTTCAACCAAAGAAGACAAGGTGTCGATAAACTATATCAGTTATCGTCACGTTGTCGTCGAACTGCAACTTTTTCTTAATGACATTCTTTAGACGAGCAAGGTTGCTACTAGAATGTACTTTGAATGCCTTTTTGTAATCACTTACAAATGTTTTCCCTTCAACTCCATCGACAATTGAACCATtgtaataaacaatacaaatgaCTTGTTGAGAAGCCATGATTATGATGAAATAgaaggtatgatgagatagaaggtattttatattttatattaatgtcttat from Cicer arietinum cultivar CDC Frontier isolate Library 1 chromosome 5, Cicar.CDCFrontier_v2.0, whole genome shotgun sequence carries:
- the LOC101489633 gene encoding uncharacterized protein, giving the protein MKCTLSSKKKIQFINGLLIQPSYSYLDHDLWDRTNNMVISWITRTLSHVSQSIIFIDSAFDLWSDLCDRFTKDNHFCLFDLLRDLHSIKQGDCNLSTFFINLKILWDELEDLRPTPSCTCYVPCTCKLTIVVRSFKDQEYVTCFLKGLNDNYSNIRTKILLMENLPSIIKVYSLVAQQEPTSNPSPPNSDVVSVNYGTTNYRNTQQVGRGRVRPQPKSQMFCTHCHKTNHTVDSCYFEHGFSLGNHLNKNHNHNSLPPFEIKSTSPSNSILEDHSPSISREDYHYLVNLLQSSKKETHNKKT